Proteins encoded within one genomic window of Eleutherodactylus coqui strain aEleCoq1 chromosome 1, aEleCoq1.hap1, whole genome shotgun sequence:
- the POU3F3 gene encoding POU domain, class 3, transcription factor 3 encodes MATAASNPYLPSNSILSPGSIVHSDSGGGGGMQPGSAAVTSVSGGYRGDPTVKMVQSDFMQGAMAASNGGHMLSHAHQWVTALPHAAAAAAAAAAAAAEAGSPWSSSPVGMTGSPQHPQQQQDVKGGAGRDELHPGAALHHRPPHLGPHQGHPGGWGAAAASHIQSMTGGAQQQQQQQQQQQALLYSQSGAFTVNGMLSPPPGSQSLVHPGLVRGDTPELGDHPGHHHHHHHQQQQQQHQQHHQQQQQHHGVNSHDPHSDEDTPTSDDLEQFAKQFKQRRIKLGFTQADVGLALGTLYGNVFSQTTICRFEALQLSFKNMCKLKPLLNKWLEEADSSTGSPTSIDKIAAQGRKRKKRTSIEVSVKGALESHFLKCPKPSAQEITNLADSLQLEKEVVRVWFCNRRQKEKRMTPPGIQQQTPDDVYSQVGNVGADTPPPHHGMQTSVQ; translated from the coding sequence ATGGCCACGGCAGCTTCTAACCCCTACCTCCCCAGCAACAGCATCCTGTCGCCCGGCTCCATCGTTCACTCGGACTCGGGGGGAGGCGGGGGCATGCAGCCCGGCAGCGCAGCTGTCACCTCGGTGTCAGGCGGTTACCGGGGGGatcccacagtgaagatggtgcaGAGCGACTTCATGCAGGGGGCCATGGCTGCCAGCAACGGGGGGCACATGCTGAGCCACGCACACCAGTGGGTCACGGCGCTGCCacacgcggcggcggcggcggcagcagcagcagcggcggcagcagaAGCAGGCTCTCCTTGGTCGAGCAGCCCCGTGGGGATGACCGGCAGCCCGCAGCAcccgcagcagcagcaggacgtgaaGGGGGGAGCTGGGAGGGACGAGCTGCATCCGGGGGCCGCCCTGCATCACCGACCGCCTCACCTAGGACCCCATCAAGGACACCCGGGAGGTTGGGGAGCCGCAGCCGCCTCTCACATCCAGTCCATGACGGGAGGGgcgcagcagcaacagcagcagcagcaacaacagcAAGCGCTCCTGTACTCCCAGTCCGGGGCATTCACTGTGAACGGGATGCTGAGCCCTCCCCCGGGGAGCCAGAGCCTGGTGCACCCCGGCCTCGTCAGGGGGGACACGCCAGAGCTGGGCGACCACCCcggccatcatcatcatcaccaccaccagcagcagcagcagcagcaccaacagcaccaccaacagcagcagcagcaccacgggGTCAACAGCCACGACCCCCACTCCGACGAGGACACCCCGACCTCGGATGACCTAGAACAATTTGCCAAACAGTTCAAGCAGCGAAGGATAAAGCTGGGCTTCACCCAGGCGGACGTGGGCCTGGCTCTGGGCACCCTCTATGGCAATGTCTTCTCCCAGACCACCATCTGCAGGTTTGAGGCGCTGCAGCTTAGCTTTAAGAACATGTGCAAACTGAAGCCCCTGCTCAACAAGTGGCTGGAGGAGGCTGATTCCTCCACGGGCAGCCCCACCAGCATCGACAAGATCGCAGCTCAAggcaggaagaggaagaagaggacctCCATAGAGGTGAGCGTCAAGGGCGCCCTGGAGAGCCACTTCCTCAAGTGCCCCAAGCCCTCTGCCCAAGAGATCACCAACCTGGCGGACAGTCTGCAGCTAGAGAAGGAGGTGGTCAGGGTCTGGTTCTGTAACCGACGGCAGAAAGAGAAGAGGATGACCCCACCGGGTATCCAGCAACAGACGCCAGATGATGTCTACTCCCAGGTGGGCAATGTGGGGGCTGACACACCGCCCCCTCACCACGGGATGCAGACTAGTGTGCAATGA